GACCGTCTCAGCCTCTGGTACGGGGCGAAGCAGGCGCTCAGGAGCAACTCGCTGCTCATCCCGGAGAAGAAGATCACCGCCTTCATCGGGCCCTCGGGCTGCGGCAAGTCGACGCTGCTGCGCTGCGTCAACCGGCTCAACGACCTGATCGACGACGTCCGCATCGAGGGCGAGATCCGCTTCGAGGGGCGCAACATCTACGACCCCGAGGTCGAGATCAACGCCCTGCGCAAGCGGATCGGCATGGTCTTCCAGAAGTCGAACCCGTTCCCCAAGTCGATCTACGAGAACGTCGCCTACGGCTGCCGGATCCAGGGCATCAACCGCAAGAGCCTGCTCGACGAGATCGTCGAGAAG
This sequence is a window from Gammaproteobacteria bacterium. Protein-coding genes within it:
- a CDS encoding ATP-binding cassette domain-containing protein: MADAARTPIPSFEPGTAPAPERSAAGDPALTPRIDSPILQIDRLSLWYGAKQALRSNSLLIPEKKITAFIGPSGCGKSTLLRCVNRLNDLIDDVRIEGEIRFEGRNIYDPEVEINALRKRIGMVFQKSNPFPKSIYENVAYGCRIQGINRKSLLDEIVEK